In the Parashewanella tropica genome, ATCCACGTTCATCTTGATAGGCTTCCACTCGACTTTCTACCGAAGTGACATTGTGAATACCAAGTTCGAACTGCACTTGCTTTTGAAAGCGAATGCGCTTGCCAAGACTATCAAGTAATACAAATTCTTTATCTGGATTTAGTATCGCTAACGGCAATCCAGGTAAACCTGGACCGGTCCCCACATCAATAAAGCGTTGACCGTTTAAATAAGGTGAGACGACGATCGAATCGACAATATGCCTTGTAAGCATTTGTTTTGGATCACGCACCGAAGTTAAGTTATAAGCTTTGTTCCACTTATCAAGCATAGCAATCAAACCTAAAAGTTGCTGCTGTTGTTGCTCAGTAACGGTTAAATTTGCCGCTTGTAGATCTAACGCCAATTGCTGCTTTAACTCTGATGTCATGCTCAGGTTCACCAAATCCAGTTAAAAAGAGTAATCGGATATTATGAAGCCCAACAAACAACAAGGGAAGACATTCGTCTTCCCTTATTCAATTTTTTCGATTATTTTGCTGACTTAGGTGCTAGTTTTTACGCAAAAGACCACGCTTTTTCAAATGCACCAACAAAATCGAAATCGCGGCAGGAGTGATCCCTGAAATACGCGAAGCCTGACCAATGGTTTCAGGTTTGGCATCGTTAAGCTTACCAATCACCTCATTGGATAACCCAGGCACTTCTTGATAATCCAGATCACTTGGAAGACCAGTATTTTCATTGCGCTGCTGCTTTTCAATCTCTTGCTGCTGGCGTTGAATGTATCCTGAGTATTTCACCTGAATTTGCACTTGCTCAGCGGCTAGTGGATCTTTCAAAGATGGGCCAAACCCTTCAATCGCAGTCAGTTTGTCATAATTCATTTCTGGACGACGCAATAATTCTTCAAATGTCGCTTCACGTGAAATCGGCGTATTCAAATGCGGGTTTAAGTGATCAACTAACTCTGAATTTGGGTGTACCCAATGACTGCGTAGTCGTTGAAGTTCTTGTTCAATCGCTTCTTTTTTGTCGCTAAAGGCTTGCCAGCGCGCATCGTCCACTAAGCCAAGCTCACGACCTTTTTCCGTCAAACGCATATCAGCATTGTCTTCACGAAGCAGTAAACGATATTCGGCACGACTGGTAAACATACGATAAGGCTCTTTAGTGCCTAATGTTGATAAATCATCAACCAATACGCCAAGATAAGCTTCGTCACGGCGTGGACACCAGGACTCTTTACCTTGAACTTGCAGCGCCGCATTCATACCAGCTAATAAGCCTTGAGCGCCCGCTTCCTCATAACCCGTTGTACCGTTAATTTGACCCGCAAAGAACAGACCATCAATATATTTGGTCTCTAGCGAGTTTTTAAGATCACGTGGATCAAAGTAATCGTACTCAATAGCGTAACCAGGACGAATGATCTGGGCATTTTCCATGCCTTTGATGGATCGAACTAAATTGAGTTGTACATCAAACGGAAGACTGGTTGAGATCCCATTTGGGTAGATCTCATTCGTATTTAACCCTTCTGGCTCAATAAAGATCTGATGGGAGTCTTTATCGGCAAAACGCATGATCTTATCTTCAATGGATGGGCAATAGCGTGGTCCCACACCATCAATCACACCAGAATACATAGGGCTTCTGTCTAAACCACCACGAATGATGTCATGGGTTTGTTCATTGGTATGGGTGATATGGCAACTGATCTGTTCAGGATGTTGCTCAACATTGCCCAAGAATGAC is a window encoding:
- the mnmG gene encoding tRNA uridine-5-carboxymethylaminomethyl(34) synthesis enzyme MnmG; the protein is MQFHEAFDVIVVGGGHAGTEAALAAARMGSQTLLLTHNIDTLGQMSCNPAIGGIGKGHLVKEIDALGGAMAIATDHAGIQFRTLNSSKGPAVRATRAQADRNLYKAKIQQILQSQPNLRLFQQSADDLVIENDRVVGVVTQMGLAFRAKTVVLTAGTFLSGKIHIGLENYSGGRAGDPPSISLAKRLQELPMRMGRLKTGTPPRLDANSLDFSQMAEQKGDDPLPVMSFLGNVEQHPEQISCHITHTNEQTHDIIRGGLDRSPMYSGVIDGVGPRYCPSIEDKIMRFADKDSHQIFIEPEGLNTNEIYPNGISTSLPFDVQLNLVRSIKGMENAQIIRPGYAIEYDYFDPRDLKNSLETKYIDGLFFAGQINGTTGYEEAGAQGLLAGMNAALQVQGKESWCPRRDEAYLGVLVDDLSTLGTKEPYRMFTSRAEYRLLLREDNADMRLTEKGRELGLVDDARWQAFSDKKEAIEQELQRLRSHWVHPNSELVDHLNPHLNTPISREATFEELLRRPEMNYDKLTAIEGFGPSLKDPLAAEQVQIQVKYSGYIQRQQQEIEKQQRNENTGLPSDLDYQEVPGLSNEVIGKLNDAKPETIGQASRISGITPAAISILLVHLKKRGLLRKN
- the rsmG gene encoding 16S rRNA (guanine(527)-N(7))-methyltransferase RsmG, with product MTSELKQQLALDLQAANLTVTEQQQQQLLGLIAMLDKWNKAYNLTSVRDPKQMLTRHIVDSIVVSPYLNGQRFIDVGTGPGLPGLPLAILNPDKEFVLLDSLGKRIRFQKQVQFELGIHNVTSVESRVEAYQDERGFDGVLSRAFASVKDMLNWCHHLPNKQGVFYALKGQLTDDEMTQIPEGYRVIDTIELQVPRLEEQRHLLKLVKL